One Sander vitreus isolate 19-12246 chromosome 23, sanVit1, whole genome shotgun sequence DNA window includes the following coding sequences:
- the LOC144512312 gene encoding sorting nexin-4-like, with translation MAEDGRDELVATDDESDHTAADGSSSLNNTMVEEGSTLVRRMEICVAEAEKRSGKNAVNMQETFTVYLIETRPMDAVAEGRNPAPDSLWRRYSEFELLRNYLLVTYPYIVAPPLPEKRAEFVWHKLSADNMDPDFVERRRIGLENFLLRVASHPVLSNDKILHHFLTEEHGWKEVVYETGFQAKADSRIRALSATFRVRNPDKRFMEMKHYSDQLQSHTSQLLRARARVADRLYGVYKVHGNYGRVFSEWSAIEKEMGDGLQSAGHHMDAYAASIDDILEEEEHYADQLKEYLFYAEAVRAVCRKHELTQFELEMASQDLISKKQQHEELVTGIVRTFSFKGMTNKLFGQEAPEQREARIKLLEELIAEGEDTVKEKTVECEEHVERAWVDMQRFKEQKDKDLREALINYAAMQISMCKKGIQMWSNAKECFLKM, from the exons ATGGCGGAGGACGGGAGGGATGAGTTGGTGGCCACTGACGATGAGTCAGACCACACAGCTGCAGACGGGAGCAGCAGCCTAAACAACACG ATGGTGGAAGAGGGCTCCACTCTCGTGCGCAGAATGGAGATCTGTGTTGCCGAGGCCGAGAAAAGGAGTGGTAAAAACGCTGTGAACATGCAGGAAACGTTCACTGTGTACCTCATCGAAACACG GCCCATGGATGCAGTCGCGGAAGGTCGTAACCCAGCCCCTGACTCTCTGTGGAGGAGATACAGTGAATTTGAACTGCTGCGTAACTACCTATTAGTTACCTATCCATACATCGTGGCCCCCCCTTTGCCTGAGAAGAGG GCAGAGTTTGTGTGGCACAAGCTGTCTGCCGACAACATGGACCCAGACTTTGTGGAGCGGCGCAGGATCGGGCTGGAGAACTTTCTGCTTCGCGTGGCATCCCATCCAGTCCTCTCCAATGACAAGATCCTCCACCACTTTCTCACTGAG GAACATGGCTGGAAGGAAGTGGTGTATGAGACAGGATTTCAGGCAAAG GCAGATTCCAGGATCAGGGCTCTCAGTGCCACCTTCAGGGTGAGAAATCCAGATAA GCGCTTCATGGAGATGAAACACTACAGCGATCAGCTGCAGTCTCACACATCTCAGCTGCTCCGAGCACGGGCA AGGGTTGCAGATCGACTCTACGGTGTTTACAAGGTCCATGGGAACTATGGGAGAGTCTTCAG TGAGTGGAGCGCCATAGAGAAAGAGATGGGAGACGGACTGCAAAGTGCCGGTCATCATATGGATGC ATATGCTGCCTCAATAGATGATATCTTAGAAGAAGAGGAACATTATGCAGACCAACTGAAAGAATATCTCTTCTATGCTGAAGCTGTGAG GGCAGTGTGCAGGAAACACGAGCTGACCCAGTTTGAGCTTGAGATGGCCTCCCAGGACCTCATCTCAAAGAAGCAGCAACATGAGGAGCTGGTTACAGGG ATTGTGCGGACGTTCTCCTTCAAAGGCATGACCAACAAGCTTTTTGGCCAAGAGGCACCTGAGCAGAGGGAGGCCAGAATCAAGCTGCTGGAGGAGCTAATAGCAGAGGGGGAAGACACCGTCAAGGAGAAAACAGTCGAGTGCGA AGAGCATGTTGAAAGGGCGTGGGTGGATATGCAGCGCTTTAAGGAGCAGAAAGACAAAGATCTGCGGGAAGCGCTCATCAACTATGCTGCCATGCAAATCAGCATGTGCAAAAAG gGAATACAAATGTGGAGCAATGCCAAAGAATGTTTCCTCAAGATGTAA